The proteins below are encoded in one region of Sulfolobus islandicus Y.N.15.51:
- a CDS encoding long-chain fatty acid--CoA ligase: MNSEYYESQLTIDKILDSGSRSFPDREIVYRDIRRYTFRSFANSVKRLANGLRKIGVKKGEKIGVIDWDTDVYMHNYYAIPMVGAVLHTVNIRYPLELIAKTILHAEDRYLVVRDEFMPLIEKAKGIMPVGMKVISYSDSKEKVRSPLDTIDFWELIESNEPLEEEINVNENDMATIFYTSGTTGEPKGVWFNHRKIVLHAMSVSLVGARPPLSLTSNDVYMILVPMFHVHAWGYPYVALMAGVKYVLPGKYDYSFILRLMDKENVTYSAMVPTILYLLLTNPDAPKYLHVFKRWKVTIGGSALPEGLAKKAKELGITVIGGYGLSETCPVLSVGYYNSAIEGLDDNTKFMEQITAGAPIPLVQIKIVDPATGKEKETGKIGEIVVRAPWLTQEYYKDPEKTKALWKGGWLHTGDLAYMDQYGYIHIVDREKDAIKSGGEFIPSLLLENAISLHPKVSQVAVVGIKDEKWGERPAAFIVPKEQVSEEEIRQFLLKLADEGKIQKWWIPDRFIFISSMPLTSTNKIDKKVLRDMTQTK, from the coding sequence ATGAATAGCGAATATTATGAGTCCCAATTAACAATAGATAAGATATTAGATTCTGGTTCTAGAAGTTTTCCAGATAGAGAAATAGTATACAGAGATATTAGACGATATACCTTTAGATCTTTCGCAAATTCTGTAAAAAGGTTAGCAAATGGATTAAGAAAGATAGGAGTTAAGAAAGGGGAAAAGATAGGAGTTATAGATTGGGATACTGATGTCTATATGCATAATTATTATGCAATACCAATGGTAGGTGCAGTGCTACACACGGTAAATATCAGATATCCCTTGGAGTTAATAGCAAAGACAATATTACACGCAGAGGATAGGTATTTAGTAGTAAGAGACGAGTTCATGCCACTTATTGAAAAAGCAAAGGGAATAATGCCTGTGGGAATGAAAGTGATATCCTATAGTGATTCTAAGGAAAAGGTGAGAAGCCCATTAGATACAATAGATTTTTGGGAATTGATTGAGTCAAATGAGCCATTGGAAGAGGAGATTAACGTTAATGAAAACGATATGGCAACGATCTTTTACACTTCTGGTACTACTGGAGAACCAAAGGGCGTATGGTTTAATCATAGGAAAATAGTATTACATGCAATGAGCGTAAGCCTAGTTGGTGCTAGACCCCCATTAAGCTTGACCTCAAACGACGTATATATGATCCTAGTACCAATGTTCCACGTGCACGCTTGGGGATATCCATATGTAGCACTGATGGCAGGAGTTAAATACGTTTTACCCGGTAAATACGATTACAGTTTTATACTAAGGTTAATGGATAAGGAGAACGTAACATATTCAGCCATGGTACCAACTATACTGTATCTATTGCTAACAAACCCAGATGCTCCTAAATACCTTCACGTATTCAAAAGATGGAAAGTTACAATAGGAGGTTCCGCTCTACCAGAAGGATTAGCCAAAAAGGCGAAAGAATTAGGTATTACTGTAATAGGAGGATATGGTTTATCTGAAACTTGTCCAGTATTGTCAGTCGGTTATTATAACTCTGCAATTGAAGGATTGGACGACAACACTAAATTTATGGAACAAATAACTGCCGGGGCACCAATTCCTTTAGTTCAAATTAAAATTGTCGATCCAGCTACTGGAAAGGAAAAGGAGACTGGTAAGATAGGGGAAATAGTAGTTAGAGCACCGTGGTTAACTCAAGAGTATTATAAGGATCCAGAAAAGACTAAGGCATTATGGAAGGGAGGATGGTTACACACCGGTGACTTAGCCTACATGGACCAGTACGGATATATACATATAGTTGATAGAGAGAAGGACGCAATAAAGAGCGGTGGAGAATTCATTCCTTCACTACTCTTAGAGAACGCCATATCATTACATCCCAAGGTGTCTCAAGTTGCAGTAGTTGGAATTAAGGACGAGAAATGGGGAGAAAGACCAGCTGCATTCATAGTTCCGAAAGAGCAAGTGTCAGAAGAGGAAATAAGGCAATTCCTATTGAAACTTGCGGACGAGGGTAAAATTCAAAAGTGGTGGATTCCAGATAGATTTATATTCATAAGTTCCATGCCACTAACTTCAACCAATAAGATAGATAAAAAGGTACTTAGAGACATGACACAAACTAAATAA
- a CDS encoding acyl-CoA dehydrogenase family protein — MVLPFNSVEAFSVNVSEKHELFRRAVREFMERDVAPYVEKGEKEGTVPKEVLEKAKEIGLYGVAVPEQYGGQGGDTLMTAIAQEEISRVWASLSTRVSVGGLFITPILLFGNEEQKKKYVTPVARGDKVAAFANTEPAAGSDVAGIQTIAKKINGKYVINGRKIFITNGGIADYYVVTARTSPPEPNARWKGISMFIVEREWKGVKVLNRIETMGLRASNTAELAFEDVEVPAENLLGEEGNGFKYAMATFDRTRVGVAAQGVGVAQAALERMVTYSTQRFAFQSPLIGFQMVQEKIAESLTEVNTARLLTYWAASLFDRGLENEAIVAASMAKLYATDIAEKVAIRAITVHGGYGVATSTGVERLLRDVEVMRIYEGANDIQKLVILRETARRLLGIKM, encoded by the coding sequence ATGGTTTTACCTTTCAATAGTGTGGAAGCATTTTCTGTAAACGTTTCTGAGAAACATGAACTATTTAGGAGAGCAGTAAGGGAATTCATGGAGAGAGACGTTGCACCTTATGTTGAAAAGGGTGAAAAAGAAGGTACAGTACCAAAGGAGGTGCTAGAAAAAGCTAAGGAAATAGGTCTATATGGCGTTGCAGTACCAGAACAATACGGTGGACAAGGTGGAGATACACTAATGACTGCCATAGCCCAAGAGGAAATATCTAGAGTTTGGGCCTCGTTATCTACGAGAGTATCTGTTGGAGGCCTATTCATAACTCCAATATTGCTTTTCGGTAATGAAGAACAGAAGAAAAAGTACGTTACTCCAGTGGCTAGAGGAGATAAAGTCGCAGCTTTTGCTAATACTGAACCAGCCGCTGGATCTGACGTTGCTGGAATACAAACAATTGCTAAAAAGATAAATGGTAAGTACGTTATTAATGGTAGAAAAATCTTTATCACCAATGGTGGGATAGCTGACTATTACGTAGTTACAGCTAGGACATCACCCCCAGAGCCCAATGCCAGATGGAAAGGGATATCGATGTTCATAGTAGAAAGGGAATGGAAAGGAGTTAAGGTATTAAATAGAATTGAGACTATGGGACTAAGGGCTTCAAACACTGCAGAGTTAGCCTTTGAGGATGTTGAAGTCCCCGCAGAAAATCTACTAGGAGAAGAGGGAAACGGGTTTAAGTACGCAATGGCGACTTTTGATAGGACAAGGGTTGGTGTTGCCGCTCAAGGAGTTGGTGTTGCACAAGCCGCGCTAGAGAGAATGGTTACATATTCTACTCAGAGGTTTGCTTTCCAGAGTCCATTGATAGGATTTCAGATGGTTCAAGAGAAGATAGCTGAATCACTAACTGAAGTAAATACTGCAAGACTACTTACGTACTGGGCAGCTAGTTTATTTGATCGTGGTCTTGAGAATGAGGCTATAGTAGCAGCATCAATGGCAAAATTGTACGCAACAGATATTGCAGAGAAGGTTGCAATTAGGGCAATAACTGTTCATGGTGGATATGGTGTAGCTACTTCTACTGGTGTAGAGAGATTGTTGAGAGATGTTGAGGTAATGAGAATATATGAAGGTGCTAACGATATTCAAAAACTAGTTATATTAAGGGAAACTGCGAGAAGACTCCTCGGAATTAAGATGTAA
- a CDS encoding alcohol dehydrogenase catalytic domain-containing protein encodes MKAAILTQFNSPFVIGNAEPKGVGVKVNVAYAGICGRDLVIWKGGFKNLKLPLILGHEIVGYYKGRPVAVYPNLNCGSCEYCKSGKENLCDNARILGEGEITGGYAEEVIIPERNIIPLPDDKLEKYAATMDPVATAIHATKLANLNRDSKVLVTGAGGGVGIHLVQYLKYLGISSVYGLSSKGEKLQELGVTPISDIRSEKFDTIFELVGSKTINDSLRALKKEGTLVLIGNTEGEPITLLRPAMTIMRQQKIIGSASYTKAEYEEAIRLVGEGKIKAIYEIYELERINEAYRKMMERKVLGRAVLKVV; translated from the coding sequence ATGAAAGCGGCTATTCTCACACAGTTTAACTCACCTTTTGTTATAGGTAACGCTGAGCCTAAAGGGGTTGGAGTTAAAGTAAATGTAGCATATGCTGGAATATGCGGAAGAGATCTAGTTATATGGAAGGGTGGATTTAAAAACCTTAAATTGCCTTTAATCTTAGGACATGAAATAGTAGGCTACTATAAGGGAAGACCTGTTGCGGTTTATCCAAATCTGAATTGCGGAAGCTGTGAGTACTGCAAAAGTGGGAAGGAGAATCTGTGCGACAATGCTAGAATTTTAGGAGAAGGAGAGATAACTGGAGGGTATGCTGAGGAGGTTATAATTCCAGAAAGAAACATTATACCATTACCAGACGATAAATTAGAAAAATACGCCGCAACCATGGACCCCGTAGCAACTGCAATTCACGCAACTAAGCTTGCAAATTTAAATAGAGATAGTAAAGTTTTAGTAACTGGTGCAGGTGGAGGAGTGGGTATTCATCTCGTACAATATTTGAAATATTTGGGTATTTCTAGTGTTTATGGGCTATCGTCTAAAGGGGAAAAGCTACAAGAATTGGGAGTAACGCCCATTAGTGATATAAGAAGTGAGAAGTTTGATACAATATTTGAGCTGGTAGGCTCTAAAACAATAAACGATTCCTTGAGGGCACTAAAGAAGGAGGGTACTCTAGTTTTGATAGGAAATACTGAAGGCGAGCCAATAACGTTGTTAAGGCCAGCCATGACTATAATGAGACAACAAAAAATTATAGGTTCGGCATCTTATACTAAGGCAGAGTACGAGGAAGCTATTAGATTAGTGGGAGAAGGGAAAATAAAAGCGATATATGAGATTTACGAACTAGAGAGGATAAATGAGGCGTATAGGAAAATGATGGAGAGAAAGGTTCTGGGAAGAGCTGTATTAAAGGTAGTTTAA
- a CDS encoding XdhC family protein, with product MSSCEIFPLISKLSAEGKRFAIVSIYKGNRLERTLVSDGKVLLGSLDKEVIGLALEALEKGEVIQKDVEDGKLVITPVEPRPAIIVVGSGIIAKFIAKLAVDMGYYVAVVGSSDVKEEDFVGVYAISNDLNLLEQMVSEDSFVIVANEGGKPYDIDALYIAMKKKARFVGLLASQKRAALMISLLIKRNIPLEEIKKRLHSPLGLDIGSKTSEEIALSILSEVVLELRGGTGKRLQEVKNPYLLLDDALAGKIEDKCMFVPKSLSQQ from the coding sequence ATGAGTTCGTGTGAGATCTTTCCATTAATTTCAAAGTTAAGTGCCGAAGGGAAGCGCTTTGCAATAGTTTCAATTTACAAGGGAAATAGGCTAGAGAGGACTTTAGTATCTGATGGAAAAGTACTTCTTGGAAGTTTGGATAAGGAAGTAATTGGACTTGCACTGGAAGCATTAGAAAAGGGTGAGGTAATTCAAAAGGATGTAGAGGATGGAAAATTAGTCATTACACCAGTAGAACCTAGACCGGCTATAATAGTAGTGGGGTCTGGTATTATTGCCAAGTTTATAGCAAAATTAGCAGTAGATATGGGCTATTACGTTGCAGTAGTTGGATCTAGTGATGTTAAGGAAGAGGACTTTGTTGGAGTTTACGCCATTTCAAATGATCTAAATCTCTTAGAACAAATGGTAAGTGAGGATTCATTTGTAATTGTCGCAAATGAGGGAGGCAAACCATACGATATAGATGCGTTATATATCGCAATGAAAAAGAAGGCTAGGTTCGTTGGGTTACTTGCTAGCCAAAAGAGGGCAGCTTTAATGATTTCATTACTAATAAAGAGAAACATCCCATTAGAGGAAATTAAGAAAAGATTGCACTCCCCATTAGGCTTAGATATCGGTTCAAAGACTTCAGAGGAGATAGCGTTGAGCATATTATCTGAGGTAGTGCTAGAACTTAGAGGAGGTACTGGAAAACGCTTACAAGAAGTTAAGAATCCTTATCTTCTATTAGATGACGCTTTAGCTGGAAAGATTGAGGATAAGTGTATGTTTGTACCTAAGTCTTTAAGTCAACAATGA
- a CDS encoding cupin domain-containing protein, giving the protein MRRKVKNIKIISKDKRIEVSVSMDLIIEKNGIVPFTKGDPKYFTGNVIVKQVHDSEEPSRVTASVVTFEPDARINWHYHPLGQLLIGIYGTGLIQTWRSPPRKIKAGDVIRRCNMDSARCEALAWCYCNNYNDPYSYSRKNKR; this is encoded by the coding sequence ATGAGGAGAAAAGTGAAAAACATAAAGATAATTAGCAAAGACAAGAGGATAGAAGTTAGTGTTAGTATGGATCTAATAATCGAGAAAAACGGTATAGTTCCTTTCACTAAGGGAGATCCGAAATACTTCACTGGAAACGTAATTGTTAAACAAGTACACGATTCGGAAGAACCATCCAGAGTTACTGCCAGTGTCGTAACATTTGAACCAGATGCAAGAATAAATTGGCACTACCATCCATTAGGACAGTTATTGATAGGTATTTACGGAACGGGATTAATTCAAACTTGGCGAAGTCCTCCCAGAAAGATAAAAGCAGGAGATGTAATCAGGAGATGTAATATGGATTCCGCCCGGTGTGAAGCACTGGCGTGGTGCTACTGCAACAACTACAATGATCCATATAGCTATTCAAGAAAAAATAAACGGTAA
- a CDS encoding carboxymuconolactone decarboxylase family protein, translated as MGSLFDKDPELKRLYDKGLEVRKKVMGKEYVERSLSQATDFNRELQEMVTIFAWGLIWTREDIIPRKIKSLINIGILSALNRQNELKLHIKGAIRNGCTEEEIKEVLLQVGVYCGLPAAMESFRIAQEAIKELEDEEKSEKHKDN; from the coding sequence ATGGGTAGCCTATTTGACAAGGACCCCGAACTAAAGAGACTTTATGACAAAGGACTTGAAGTTAGGAAAAAGGTGATGGGAAAGGAATACGTGGAAAGGTCATTAAGTCAAGCTACAGACTTTAATAGGGAACTCCAAGAAATGGTGACAATTTTCGCATGGGGGCTAATATGGACTAGAGAAGATATTATTCCAAGGAAGATAAAAAGTTTAATAAATATTGGAATACTAAGCGCTCTGAACAGGCAAAATGAACTTAAATTACACATTAAAGGAGCAATAAGGAACGGTTGTACTGAGGAGGAGATAAAGGAGGTACTATTACAAGTAGGAGTTTATTGTGGTCTGCCCGCAGCCATGGAGAGCTTCAGAATAGCACAAGAGGCTATTAAGGAACTTGAAGATGAGGAGAAAAGTGAAAAACATAAAGATAATTAG
- a CDS encoding aldo/keto reductase has translation MEKKTLGWTNEKISPLILGSWEFGTPSIVDETNAIKVIQKSIELGINAIDTAESYGNGLSETIIGRAIGKFKREDLFIITKVSIDHLRYDDVLRACEGSLRRLNTSYIDLYLVHWPNHYVPIRETAKAMERLFNEGKIRYIGLSNFSLPLLREFREHLSKTDVAANELHYNVLFREVEKEILPYMLRENIPLLAYDALGLGYLIGRKEIRNEYKWYVLAREAYVKNLEPLVDEISSIAKEIDRTPAQIILNWLVSKDNVFAIFNTTKEDHLRENLGSLEWSLRDSDLKRLDEAVKKVVIDYFIR, from the coding sequence ATGGAAAAGAAGACATTAGGATGGACGAATGAGAAGATATCTCCACTTATTTTAGGTTCTTGGGAATTCGGTACCCCTTCCATAGTTGATGAGACCAATGCTATAAAAGTTATTCAAAAGTCAATAGAGCTCGGAATTAACGCCATTGACACTGCCGAATCTTATGGAAATGGTCTCTCAGAAACAATTATTGGAAGAGCCATAGGCAAATTCAAGAGAGAAGATTTATTCATAATAACTAAAGTATCAATTGACCACTTAAGATATGATGACGTTTTAAGGGCTTGCGAGGGAAGCTTAAGAAGGCTTAACACTTCATATATAGACCTATACCTTGTCCATTGGCCTAATCACTACGTGCCCATAAGAGAAACTGCCAAGGCAATGGAAAGGCTATTTAATGAGGGGAAAATTAGATATATTGGTCTAAGTAACTTTTCCCTTCCCTTATTGAGAGAATTTAGAGAACATTTATCCAAGACTGACGTTGCGGCGAATGAGTTACACTATAACGTTTTATTCAGAGAAGTTGAGAAGGAGATTCTCCCTTACATGTTAAGGGAAAATATTCCCTTGTTGGCATATGACGCTTTAGGACTGGGTTATCTAATAGGGAGAAAGGAGATCAGAAATGAGTACAAGTGGTACGTTCTTGCCAGAGAAGCTTACGTTAAAAACTTAGAACCACTTGTGGATGAAATATCTTCAATTGCGAAGGAAATAGATAGAACTCCAGCACAAATAATTCTAAATTGGTTAGTCAGTAAGGATAACGTATTCGCAATTTTCAACACAACAAAAGAGGATCACCTTAGGGAGAATTTGGGCAGTCTAGAATGGTCACTGAGAGATAGTGATTTGAAAAGATTAGATGAAGCGGTAAAGAAAGTCGTGATAGATTATTTCATAAGGTAA